One genomic region from Sulfuriflexus mobilis encodes:
- the waaF gene encoding lipopolysaccharide heptosyltransferase II yields MSAIPASNILVVGPSWVGDMVMAQSLFITLKQQQPDCLIDVLAPAWSRPLLERMSEVNAAIDMPLGHGEFGFGKRRRLGVALRANNYSQVIVLPNSWKSALVPFFTGAPTRTGYVGEFRYGLLNDARKLDKTVLSMTVQRFCALAYAAYAADAPQPPPIPTPVLSISDEGVETALNKHGLNNAEAILVLCPGAEYGPAKRWPEEYYAEVARYWLDKGGQVWLFGSNKDEPVTTAINMLTENRCVDLAGRTSLGEAIDLMSLATHVVSNDSGLMHVAASLGRSLVAIYGSSDPGFTPPLNAQARVLRLGLDCSPCFKRECPLGHLKCLKDLLPARVIDALESAV; encoded by the coding sequence ATGTCTGCTATACCTGCATCAAATATTCTCGTTGTTGGCCCATCCTGGGTCGGCGACATGGTTATGGCACAAAGCCTGTTCATTACCCTCAAGCAACAGCAGCCCGATTGCCTGATTGATGTGCTCGCGCCGGCCTGGTCACGGCCCTTGCTGGAACGCATGTCCGAGGTGAATGCGGCGATCGACATGCCACTCGGTCATGGTGAGTTTGGTTTTGGCAAACGCCGTCGCCTGGGCGTGGCGCTGCGTGCAAACAATTATTCACAAGTCATCGTCCTGCCGAACTCGTGGAAGTCGGCACTGGTGCCATTCTTTACCGGTGCGCCAACGCGCACCGGTTATGTTGGTGAATTTCGTTACGGCCTGCTCAATGACGCACGCAAGCTGGATAAGACAGTGCTTAGCATGACGGTGCAGCGCTTTTGTGCGCTCGCCTATGCCGCCTATGCCGCCGATGCCCCGCAACCGCCGCCGATACCAACACCGGTCTTGTCCATTTCTGATGAAGGTGTTGAGACCGCGTTAAATAAACATGGTTTAAACAACGCGGAAGCGATCCTGGTCCTTTGCCCCGGGGCCGAGTACGGCCCGGCCAAGCGCTGGCCGGAAGAATATTATGCCGAGGTCGCACGCTACTGGTTAGATAAGGGTGGGCAGGTGTGGTTATTTGGTTCGAATAAAGATGAGCCGGTGACGACGGCGATCAATATGCTAACAGAAAACCGTTGCGTGGATCTTGCCGGACGCACCTCGCTGGGTGAGGCGATAGACCTCATGTCACTGGCGACGCACGTGGTGAGTAACGATTCCGGTCTCATGCATGTGGCGGCCAGCCTGGGTCGTTCACTGGTGGCGATATACGGTTCCTCCGATCCGGGTTTCACCCCACCCCTGAATGCCCAGGCAAGAGTATTGCGCCTGGGGCTGGATTGCAGCCCATGTTTCAAGCGCGAATGCCCGCTCGGCCACCTGAAGTGCCTGAAAGACCTGCTCCCCGCACGGGTCATCGACGCCCTTGAGTCAGCGGTATGA